In Thamnophis elegans isolate rThaEle1 chromosome 13, rThaEle1.pri, whole genome shotgun sequence, one DNA window encodes the following:
- the LOC116516887 gene encoding neural cell adhesion molecule 1-like produces MLTAVTASLSSSLFPPSLPLSLSFSPLPSHPPHRHPADTVAATEDMMPSVTTVTTNSDTITETFATAQNSPTSETTTLTSSITLPDTPVPNATAGAPNQGTPSKTAAAPSPPPASAPKVAPLVDLSDTPTSPQAAGNLSSNVLNHQGAVLSPSSTAKGPEAPKGPAVASPPSNPASLPASSEPRQEAASSARSPEKEAARSSAAKSPTEAPKTAGAPKGEAAPAGTRNPPQNEDFKMDEGTFQTPNLDLAKDVFAALGTAASAAEAPAAAPAATLETSASPAPAKTE; encoded by the coding sequence ATGTTGACGGCTGTCACcgcctctctttcttcctctctcttccctccctccctccctctctctctctctttctcccctcttccttcccaccctcctcacAGGCACCCTGCCGACACCGTGGCAGCCACAGAGGACATGATGCCGTCCGTGACCACAGTCACCACAAACTCTGACACCATCACCGAGACCTTTGCCACTGCCCAGAATAGCCCCACCAGTGAGACCACCACGCTAACCTCCAGCATCACACTGCCAGACACCCCCGTGCCCAATGCCACCGCTGGGGCCCCCAACCAGGGCACGCCTTCCAAAACGGCCGCTGCCCCTTCGCCCCCACCGGCCTCCGCCCCCAAAGTGGCCCCCCTGGTCGACCTCAGCGACACCCCCACGTCCCCTCAGGCCGCCGGCAATTTATCCTCCAATGTCCTCAACCACCAGGGGGCGGTGTTGAGCCCCAGCTCCACCGCCAAGGGGCCCGAGGCTCCCAAGGGCCCCGCTGTTGCCTCCCCACCCTCAAATCCAGCCAGCCTTCCGGCCTCATCCGAGCCCAGGCAGGAGGCAGCCTCCAGTGCCAGGAGCCCGGAGAAGGAAGCCGCGCGGAGCAGCGCAGCCAAGAGCCCGACGGAGGCACCGAAGACCGCGGGGGCCCCGAAAGGCGAGGCGGCCCCAGCGGGGACCAGAAACCCTCCTCAGAATGAGGACTTTAAAATGGACGAGGGGACCTTCCAGACACCTAATCTTGACCTTGCCAAGGATGTTTTTGCCGCACTGGGCACAGCGGCCTCCGCTGCCGAAGCCCCAGCCGCAGCTCCTGCAGCCACCCTGGAGACCTCGGCATCGCCAGCGCCTGCCAAGACAGAGTAG